A window of Myxococcales bacterium genomic DNA:
GCGCCGGCGGGCGCGCTCGCGCCGGCGAGGCGGGTGATGACGCCGTACAGGCCGTCGACGCCGCCCGCTCGAAGTCCCGTAAGTCGCTGCCACGAAAGGAGAAATCGCATGAGGTCTTGCGCGTGTACGGGCTCGATCTGGGCCCGCAGCCGGTCGAGCATGCGGCGGCGCACACGGGTGACGAGGCGCTTCGACCAGACGACCTCGGCGGACACCCGAGGATCCAAGCGGCCCCGCAGCACCTCACCCGTGCGCTCGAGCTCGCCGAGGGTCTCGCGGAGGCGCTCGGACGAGACACCGAGCTCGCAGAGCAGATCGGCCTCGGGGCGTGGGCCGCGCACCTCGAGCCGCCCGAGCAGCACGGGGGCGAGCGATCCGTGGTCGGCGCCTAGGGTCGCCACGCGCGCGAGGCGCTCGATCGCCACGTGGGCCCCGCGGCGGAGCCCCGCCCCGATGGGCACGCGACGCACACGCCCCGCGAGGGCGAGCTCGCCGAGCAGCGCGGCCATGCACGCGCCACCCACGGCGACGAGCTCGTCGTCGAACAGGAACCCGGTCTGGAGGAGCAGGTCGTGAGCCTCGTCGCGATCGGCGAGCGGCGTGTGCAGCTCGGCGAGCACCTCGGCGACGATCGCCGGATCGAGCGGCGCGCCCTGGCCGTCGAGGCCGCGGGGGACGAACACCGCCTGCACGCGGCGCTCTTCCAAGGGCACGTCGTCGAGGAACGCGTAGGGCTTGGCGGCGAGGATCTCGTGGGCGAGCGGCGACGGCATGACCGTCTCGACGCAGCGGATCGTGATCTCGCCCGCCTCCACACGCCGCAACACGTCCTCGAGGCCGTCGATATCCATCGCCTCGTGCAGGCAGTCGTGGACGGTCTGGCGAACGAGCACGGCGTCGGGGATCTCGCGATCGCCGACGATGTTCTCGAGGCACGCGACCTGCTCGGGGAAGAGGCTCACGAGGAGGTCCTCCGCCTCGAGGCGCTGGAGACCCGGCGGCACCCGTTTGCCACCTCGCATGCGCAGGAGCGTGAGCGCGCGCGTGGCGTTCCACCGGAAGCGCGTGCCGAACATCGGCGCGTCGAGGAGCGCCTGCACGAGCACCGCGCGAACCGTCTTCGAGCTCAGGAAGTTGGGCAGCGCGGTGAGATCGACCCCCTCGACGGCGCCGACCGAGAGGAGCACGGCGTCCTCGGTGGCGGCGGCCTGGAGCTCGAAATCGAACGAGCGGCAGAATCGCTTGCGCAGCGCGAGCCCCCACGCGCGGGTGACGCGGCCGCCGAGCGGGGCGTGGATGACGATCTGCGAGCCCCCGAGATCGTCATGAAAACGCTCGAAAACAATGTTCTTTTCGGTAGGCAGGCCGCCGAGCGCCGCGTGCGTGGCGGCGAGGTAGGCGGCGAGCTGGCGCGCGGCCGCCGGGGGCAGGCCCCGGGCCTCGACGAGCCACCGCTCGAGCCAGTCCGCGTCGCGGCCGGCCTCGAGCTGCGCCGACACGGCGTCACGGAGGCCGTCGATGCGCGCCGACAGCTCCCGGGTGCGCGCGGGCGCCTCGCCAAGCCAGAAGGGGATCGACGGCGGCTGCCCCTTCGCGTCCTCGACGCGCACCGTGCCTCGGTCGACCCGGAGGATGCGCCAGGAGGTCGTGCCGAGCTGGAAGATGTCGCCGGCCATGCTCTCGATCGCGAAGTCCTCGTTGATGGTGCCGACCACGAGCCCCTGGGGCTCCTCCACCACGGTGTAGTCGCCTTGATCGGGGATCGCGCCGCCCGACGTGAGCGCGGCGAGGCGAGCACCACGGCGCCCCTTCACGACGCCGGTCGTGCCGTCGACGAACACGTGCGCGCCGCGGCGGCCGCGGTGCGTGCGGACCCCCTCGTGGAGCAGCTCAATCACGTCGTCGAAGTCCTCGCGGGACAGATCGCGGTACGGCCACGCGCCGCGCGCGAGGGCGTAGAGCTCGTCGCGCGGCGCCTCGGCGTCGCCCACGGCCGCCACGATGTGCTGCGCGAGGATGTCGAGGCCACCGCTCGGCACGGCGAGCGCGTCGAGGTCGCGGTGGGCGATGGCGTCGACGAGCGCCGCGGCCTCCATGAGCTCGTCGCGCGAGAGGGGGAAGAGCTTGCCGCGGGGCGTGCCCGTGGTCGTGTGGTTCGCGCGACCGACGCGCTGGAGCAGCGCCGCGATGCTCTTCGTGACCCCCACCTGGCACACGAGCTCGACGGCGCCCACGTCGATGCCTAGCTCGAGCGACGACGTGGCCACGAGCACGCGCAGATCGCCCGCCTTGAGGCGCTGCTCGGCGTGGAGCCGCTTGTCGCGCGACATGGAGCCGTGGTGTGCGCACACGAGGCCTGGGCCGATGGTCTCGGCGAGGCGCGCCTCGAGCTGAGCGGCCACGCGCTCCGCGAGGCGACGCGTGTTGACGAAGACGAGGGTCGTGCGGTGGCTCAGCGCGAGCTCCGCCATCCGGGCGACGACCTCGGTCCAGACCTCGGCGCTCATCACGGCCTCGAGCGGCGACCGCGGCACCTCGATCTCCACCTCGACCGCGCGCAGGTGTCCGCAGTCGACGATGGCGCAGCTCGGCGCTCCTCCGCCGTCGCGTGCCACGCGGCGGGTGCCCACGAGGAAGCGCGCCACCTCCTCGACGGGCCGCTGTGTGGCCGACAGACCGACCCGCTGGAGCTTGCGACCGGCGACCGCCTCCAAGCGCTCGAGCGAGAGGCACAGGTGGGCGCCGCGGCGCGTGGCGGCCACGGCGTGGATCTCGTCGACGATGACCGAGCGCGCGGTGGAGAGCATTCGCCTCCCCGACTCCGAGCCGAGGAGCACGTACAGCGACTCCGGCGTGGTCACGAGCACGTGCGGCGGCCGCCGCGTGACCTGAGCGCGCTCCTTTTGCGGAGTGTCTCCGGTGCGCACCGCCGCGCGGAGCTCGACGGCGCCCGGCCGGAGGCGCACCCCGATGGCCTCGAGCGGCACCATGAGGTTCTTGTGCACGTCGTTCGAGAGCGCCTTCAGCGGCGAGACGTACACGACGCGGACCTCGTCGGGCAGCGTGCCCGCCTCGGCCTCGCGGGCGAGCTCGTCGAGGGCGGCCAGGAACGCGGCCAGCGTCTTGCCCGAGCCGGTCGGCGCGGCCACGAGCACGTCGCGGCCCGCGCGGATCTCCGGCCACGCGCCGACCTGAGGCGCGGTGGGCTCCCCGAGGACCTCAGCGAACCACGAAGAGACCGCGGAGTGGAGCGGCGAGAGGGCGGCGTGCATGGGCTGCTCAGGCTAGCGCGTGTTGGCGGCGGCGCGAGCCGCACGCCGGGACGCGCGCGCTTACCGGCCGCGGTCGGGGGGCGGACACCGTCCCCCCGTGGGCGCCTCCACGCGAATCGAGCCCGATCGCCACACGAAGGGTGTTCGCCGCCATAGGTCTGACATGAGCGCGCAGTAGTCGACGCCGAGGATCGAGAGGTCGAGGCTACCGCGGTCGCCGAGCTCGGTCTCGGCGTCGACGAGCCCGCCCTTGACCGTGAGGCTCGCGAGGTGGCCGTGGAGGAGGACGCGATCGAGCGCCCGCCCCGTGCCAGGATCCCAGACCCCGAAGGACCCGTCCGCAAAGCCGAGCGCCAGCGTCCCCGAGGGCCCCTCCACGACGTGAGTCACCGCGTGCGGGGGCGTGTCGCGGAGGACGAGCGTCGCGCCCCCTGCCGCGTGGCGCACCTCCACCAGGCCGCTGTCGAAGCCGACAATGTGCCGGTTCGGAAGCTCGAGGCCGGCGGTCGCGCCCGGCTCGCTCGGGACCGGGCCCTTGACGGTGGCGGCTCCCATCGCGATCCAGCGTGGCTTGCCCGTCGTGGCGTCGAAGAGTCGCACGGTGTGGTCGTCGCTCCCGGTCGCGAGGAGCGCTCCGTCGGCGCTGAACACGGCGACGTTCACCTCACCATGAGCCCCGGTCACGACGCGCGGCGGCCCCTTCGCGGCGACGTCGACGAGGTACACCTTGCCGTCCGAGCAAGGGAGCGCGACCGTGCCCCCGTCCGGGGAGAACGCGGGGCGGTACAGCCGCCCCGCGAAGTGTCCGAGCGGCGTCACCGCCGAGGACGCCACGTCGAGCACCAGCGCGGCGCCGTCGGGCGACGTGGCGGCGAGGCGCTGTCCATCCTTCGACAGGGCGAGGCCGTAGTTGCCTGTCGCCACGCGGTGCAGCACCTTGGCCTTCCGCGTGGCCAGGTCCCACGCGCGCAGAGTGCCATCGATCGACGACGAATAGAGCGTCGCGCCGTCGGGCGAGAGGGCGAGCGCTCGCACGGCGCTCCCGGCCGGGTCGACGAGCTCGAAGCGAAGCGCGCGCGCGTCGAGCGCATACACGAGGATCGCGCCCGCGCTCGTGCCGACCGCGGCGAGGTCATATCGTGGGGAGTAGACGAGGCCGAGGGGCACGACCGCCGTTGTCCCGAGGGTGCCGAGCGGGCGACCCGAGGGCAGCTCCCAGAGGGCCAATCCGCCGCGCTCGTCTGCCGCCGCCACGCGGTGATTGGCCGCGTCCAGCGCGACATCCCGGCTGCGGATGCCGTGGCGTTGAATCTCGGTGACCGGGCGTCCCGTGGCGGTGCTCCACACGAGGATCCTCTTGTGAGATGCGCTCACGAGCTCTCGGCCATCTGCTGAAAATGCGATATCGAGGATAGGGTGCGGGTCCGGCGGAATGACGCGCTCGCGCGGCATGGCCGCGAGACTCCAGATCTCGGAGCCCCCGGTGCCCGTCGCGACCAGGGAGGCTTGGTCTTCCGTGATGGACAGGCTCGTCACCTCGTCGAGGTGGGTGGCCACCTCCGCCGAGAGGGCGCCCGTCCCCGGATTCCACGCCACGATGCGGCGGTCCATGCCGTTCATCCACACGCGCCCATCCTTCGAGACCGCGAGCGCGCGGGCCGCACCGCCGCTCGCGCGCACCTCGCTCCGTCGGCGGAGGGTGTGGAGGTCGAGGACCGTGAGGCTCCCGTCGCGCCCGCCCTTGGCGAGGAAGCGGCCGTTCGGGTCGACGGCGAGCCGCGAGATGGGCGCGCCGGCCTCGCTCTCGCGGGCGACCGCGTGGGTCCGGAGATCGACGACCCGCACCTTGCCCTCGGCGCCCCCCACGAAGACCTCCTTGCCGTCCGGGCCGAAGGCGAGCCCGAACGGCTGGGTGACCTCGAGGGGGATCGTGCGCACTTTGTCGCCCGCGTCCACCAGCAGCAACTCCCGATCCCGCGACGCCGCGATCGTCGCCCCAAAGGTCGCGAGCGCGGTGAAGCTTGGCCGCCTCGCCACTTGTGCTCCGCCGCCGGTGCCGACCGTCCAGGCGCGCAGCTCGCCGTTCCAGCTGGCCGAGGCCAGGCGGCCGCCAGGCAGCAGCGCGAGCCCGAGCACCTGATCCGTATGCCCGCGAAGGACGCGCTGCTCGAGCGTGAAGGTGTCGAAGACGCCGATGTTCCCGGAGTGGCTCGCCGCGAAGAACGTGCGCCCGTCCGACAACAAGAGGCCGTCGTAGACCACGGTGTTGTGGCGCAGGTACACCCGGAGCGGCGCGCTCTCCAGCTTTCGCGCGAGGTTCCTCGACGACACGGAGTCGCGCGCCTCCAGCGCGGCGCGGAGCTGCGCGCGCGCGGCGTGGTTGTCGCCATCCGCGAAGCTCGCGAGGGCGCGCTCCTCCAGCAGGAGCGCGCTGGCCTGTTCGGCCCGCCGGGCGGCCCCGAGCGCGTCGTTCTTGCGCTCACGCAGCGCCCACGCGGCCATCGAGGAGGCGAGCACCGCGACGCCCGCGGCGACGAAGAGGGACGCGGCCGCGACGGTCCTCCGGAGGGCCCCGCGGCGCTCCCGCCGCGTCGAGTCCCGCACGAGGGAGAGCGCCACGTCGGGGAGCCGCGTCGAGCCTCGGGCCACCAGCCTCGAGGCGTCGCGGAGTGCGTCGCCCTGCCAGAGCTCGTCGTCCCGTTTGCCGAGCCGCTCCCAGCGCTCGGCCGCCGCCACGAGATCGGCGGCGACGGCGAGGTCCTCGTGGCTCTCCTCGATCCAGCGCTCGAGCCTGCGCCAGACGCGCGTGAGGGACTCGTGCGCGAGCTCGACCCGAGCGTCATCGCCGCGCTGCTGCGCCAGGAGCCGCGCGTCGAGCAGCTTGGCCAGCAGCCCCTCGGCGCCCGCCGAGAGCCCCATGACGAGGGCCGCGCGCCCCATTGCGCGCCGGGTCCCGGAGGCGGTCACGAGGCGAAGGAGGAGCTGACGACAGAGCTCGAGGCTGGCCGGGTCGAGCGCCCCCACCACGTTCTCGGCGTGCGCGGCGAGCGCGCCGCCCACGCCACCGATCTCGTCATAGACGGCGCGGACCAGGCGCTGACGCGTCTCGTCGCGGCGAGCCCAGAGGAGGCTCATCGCGAACTGGAGCAGCGGCAAGCACGCGGCCTCCCCGCGCACCGAGGTCACGATCTCCTCGAGCAGAGCGGGGTCGTCGAAGGCATATCCCGTCTGCATGAGCGGCTGTCGCACGATCTCTCGCAGCGCGTCGGTGTCGGGGGGTGCGAGCAACACGAGCCCGGAGAGCGCCGCGCCGCTGTTCGCGCCCCATGGGAGTCGGCCGAGGAAGTCGTCGCGCACGGTCATCACGACGCGTACGGGCTCGTTCGGATCGCCCGCGGCGCCACACACGGCGGCGAGGAACGCGCGCGCCTCGGCCCGATCGTGGACGACGGTGCAGATCTCCTCGAGCTGGTCGACCACCAAGAGGACCCGCTCGCCCGTCCTCGCGGCGATCTCGGTGAGCACGACCGAGAGCAGCCCGGGCGACTCGAGCAGGCGCGCCTCGAGCTGCCGCGGGTCCGCGAGCGCCTCGGGCTCGCGAGCCCCCGCGAAGCGCGGCGGGTCGACGAGGGTGGAGACACCGGAGCTCGAGGGCGTCTCGCGCACGATGCTCTCCGCGAGGACGGAGAACGGGCGCCCCTGCGGCCGCACCGTGATGACGCGCACGCTGGCCGACTCCTTGATTCGCGGCGCGACGCCCGCGAGCACGAACGAGCTCTTGCCCGCGCCGGAGGAGCCGACGACGACGAGGATCGACTGGGCGCGGAGTCGCTCGACGAACGCGCTCACCTCCCCGTCGCGCCCGAAGAAGAGGTGCGCGTGCCGCTCAGAGAACGGGAGCAGCCCGCGAAAGGGGTTCTCGGTCGGGGTCGGAGCGCGCAGGCGCCCCTCGAGCGCCGCGAGCTGCGTGACGAGCTCGGTCGCCGTAGGCCGCTCGCTCGGGAGCCGGCGCAGACACCGCATCACGATGGGGGCGAGCTCGGGCGACGCCGCGTGGAGCTCGGGAGTCGAGGGCACGGGCTCGGCGAGCTCCGCGCGGAGGGCGATCTGGGCCGCGTCCAGCCCCCGCAGCGGGTGGGCGCGCGAGAGCAGCTGATACAGAATCAGGCCGAGCGCCCACACGTCGGTTTCGGGGCCATCCTCGCCCCGCCATTGCTCGGGCGCCATGTACGAGGGAGTGCCTACCAGCGTGAGGTCGTCGCCCTCGGCGGTGGACGGGGGAGGCTCGGAGTGCCCTCCCACGAAGCGGGCAATTCCGAAGTCGACGACCCGCGGCCGCCCGTCCACGCCGAGGAGCACGTTCGCGGGCTTCAGATCTCGGTGCACGACGCCGGCGCGGTGGGCGGCCTCGATCGCGCGGGCGATCGCGAGCCCGACTCTCAGGGTCTCGGCGGACGTCGGCCAATCTTCGCTCATGCGCTGCGCGAGCGTGCAGCCGTCGATGTACTCGAGCGCTACCCACGGGCGGCCCTCGTGCTCGCCGATGTCGAAGAGGGTCACGATGTTGGGGTGCGAGAGGCTCGCCGTCGTACGGGCCTCGACGTCGAACTGCCTGCGGTCCGTCGCGCTCGACAGCTCGTGCGCTAGGAGCTTGAGCGCGACAGATCGCCCAAGGCGCATGTCGCGGGCGAGGAAGACGCTGCCCATCCCACCACGCCCGAGCAGGCGCACGACGCGGTAGTGCCCTATTTGCGGATAGGGGCTCGTGGTGGTCGACGTGGTCACGGCTCGTCGCGCGAATGTACCACCTCACCGCTGAGCGGAAGCGCCGGCCTCGCGCGCGAGCGACGGCACCCACCAGGCCGCGGGCGCGCTCTGTCCCGCGCCCGACGCGTGCTCAGAGCTCGACGCCTATCAGCAGGCGCGGCCGGAAATCGACGCCCGCGCCGATGCCCGCCCCCGCGAAGCCCGGGCCCGAGCCGGCGGCCGCCCAGCGGACGTCGACGCCGACGGGCGCGAGCGACAAGAAGAGCTTGCCAATCGCGGCGTTCACCCGAATGTCACCGCCCGCGGACACGGCCGCGATCGCCCCACCGTTGCCGCCGATGACGTTCAGGTTGAGAAACTGGAACGTAGGCTCGATCTCGATCCGCAGGCCCTCCCGCTTCGACACGGGGATCGCGGCGCCGAACGTGACGGGGTCGAACCGCACCCCCTTGAAGCCAGCGACCGTCGAGAAGCCCGCGAAGAGGTGGTAGCGGAAGACGCCCTGACCGAAGATGAACTCGCCGCCGATGTTGTGCGCGACCGCGTCGAACGAGAGGTCGTTGTTCCCGTTCAGGGGAATGTTCGGCGAATACGACAGCGTGATGCGCGCCCCGGGCTCCTTTGGGGCCGGCTTGTCGGGCACATAGTGCGGATCTCGCGGCGAGTCCTGCGGGCCTCGGACCGGGGCGGCGACGACGACCGCGGCGGGCAGGCTGCTCTGGCCGGGCACGAGCGCGAGCCCGACCGAGCGCTGCTCCTTCTCCCTGAGGTTGACCTCGAGCTCCGCGTCCTTGTAGCCCGTGGCCTTGGCGACGAGCTTCGTGGGCCCGGGGTTCACGGGCCGGGCGATGCCGACGAGGTCGGCGGGGATGAGCACGCCATTGACGACGAGCTGGAGGTCCAACAGGCCCGCGGGCTTCGGCGTGAGATCGACGCGGAGCGTGGGGATCCGCGCGCGCAGCAGCGGCAGCTCCGTGTCGGCCTTCGCCTTGGCCGCCTCGAACACCTCGGGAGCGCCGGGCGCGAGCGGGACGCGCTTGAGCGTCTCGTAGGTCTCGGCCGCCTCGACGAGCTTGCCCAGGGCGCTCTGGCACTGCGCGATGTGGAGCAGGTGCGTCGGCGCGTCGAAGAGGTTCTGCGCCTTCTGGAAGAGCGAGAGGGCCGCTGCGTGCTGCCCGGTGTCCTGCTCTTTCACGCCCTGCGCGAAGAGGGTGCGTGCGGTCGCCTTGCGCTCGGCCTCCGAGAGCTGCGCCTGGGCCGCCGCGGGTCGGGGCGTGACGCCCGCGGCGAGCGACAGCGAGATGGACGCGACGGTGACGATGAGCGGAAGCCGGCGGTAGCTCATGGGTACACCAACGTACACCACTCGCCTCGCCGCGCGGCGGGCCGATCGTTCGCGCCGACCTCCCCGCCGCGCCGCCGGATGCTCAGCGATACGGGCCCTCGGGGAGCGCGTCGACGGAGGCGCCCTTCTTCGCAGGAAAGTACCCCGCGACGCGGGTCGAGACGATCGTGCCGACGCCCACCAGCGCGAGCGCCGCCACCAGCCATGGTCCCACCCAGGGGAGCGGATACGCGAAGAGGAACACGCCGCAGCCAACGGCCAAGTGCGCGTAAGGATTCTCGGTTTTGTGCTTCGACAGCGCGGCGCCCAGCGTCGTGAGCGCGGCGACCATGCCGGCGTAGAGCGCCACGAGCCCGAGCATCAGGCCCACACCCGCGAAGGGAATGCCCACGACCGTGACGCACAGGAGCACGACCGCGACCACGAAGCCGAGCACGCCGAGCACCCCCAAGCCGAGCTGCCTCATCGGCGCCTTCGCGACGGCGACCCGCAGCGACTCCATGCGCACCGGCGCGACCGCCAGGAACACGACGCCGAGCAGGAACAGCAGCGCGGTGTTCGTGACCGCATCGCTCGCCCGCCGGAGCACGCCCGACGAGCGCGAAGGCGGGGCGTGCCCTCGCCCGCTCGCCCTCATCGCCGCGCCATCCACGTGGCCGGAGACGAGCTCGCCGTCCTGGTCCTCGATGGATCCCCCGAGCGTCGACGCGCGGCCGCGCACCTCGGCGCCCTTCTTCACCTCGACGTGCCCCCCCATCGTCGTCACGTCGTGCTCCACGACCGCGCCGTCGTGGAGCACCACGGAGCCGCCCATGACGCTCACGTCGCCGTCCACGCGCCCGTAGACGTCGCAGTGCCCGCCCATCACCGTCAGGTTCCTCACCGACTGGCCCTTCTCGACCGTGCCGGTCCCGCCCATCACCTTCATGTCCTCGGCGTCCTCGCGCGACTCCGCGCGCGTGGGGGCGGGCGCGATCGCCGTCGGAGCACCCGCGTCGAGCACCTCGATCCGGACGAGCGAGCCCTTTCGATACGCCGCGAAAGTGCCATCCTGGAGCAGCGCGTCGAGCACGTCCGCGGGAGCCTGCTCCTTCATGGACACCGACACGGTGTGCGGCGTGGTGAGGCCTCCCTTGTCGGCGAGCACGAGCGACCAGCCCGCCTGCTCGGCGAGCTTCTCGAGCCCGCCCGCCCGCGTGCCTTCGTAGTGAAAGGTGACCGCCTCCTCGTCGCGGGGCCACGTCCCCTCTTTTCGCACGCTCGCTTCGGCCGCGGCGGCGTGGAGGAAGACGAGGACGGCGAGCGCGGGGCCGAGGAGCCTCGCGAGGGCCCGGAGAGCGTGAGAGGTGAAGAGGGAAGAGAGCATAGATTGTTCCAGTTCGTTGGAGGCGAAGAGCGAAAACGAGAGCGGCCTCGCGCTACGGGCGAGCGCGCGCGCGGGCTCGCGCGAGCCACACCGCGCACGCGAGCAGCGCAAAGGACGCCGAGAGAGAGACCGACAGACCTCGGCCGACGAGAGCGTGAGCCCCGAGCCACGCCGCCTCGCGGAGTACGCGCAGGAAGCTCGGGCCGCCGTGGGCGAGGTCGCGACCCAGGCGCGGGGCCTCCGCCGCGAGCGACGCGAGCCGCGGGACGGCGGAGAGGCCCGCCACGAGGGAGCCGAGCGCGAGCGCAAGATAGGGAGAGTGGGGCGGAGCGGGCGCGGCCTTGGCCCGCGCGGCGACGTAACCGCGCACCTCGTCGTGGGCGCGGAGCGAGAGGAGCGCCGCGTTCCCCAGCTGCGCGCTGCACACCGCGCACTCGAGGACGTGGACACGCACGCGGCCGGGCACGAGCGCCTCCTCGCCGTCGGCCAGGCAGGTGAGCACCACATCGCTCGCGTGCCCGTCCTCCCCATAGAGCAGATCTTCGGGGAGCGAGGCGGGCGTGTCTGAGGACGTGTCGTTCATCGCGTCACCTCGCCTGCGGCTTGGGGCCGCGATCGACCTGCGTTCGCGCTCTCGCTTGGTTCTTGGGCGACCACCTCGGCGAGGGCGCGGCGACCCCGGGTCACCCAGGTCGCGACGGTGCCGAGGGGCACCCCGAGCTGCTCGGCGATCGCGGAGTACCCGAGGCCCTCGGCGTGAAAGAGCTCGAGCGCCCGCCGTGGCCCATCGGGGAGTCGGGAGAGCGCGCGCGCCACGAGGGCCTCCCGCTGCGCCGCATCGAGCGCGTCGTCGACCGGCACCGACGGGTCCGCGAGGCGCTCGACGAAGCGCCCCGTCGCGCTCTCTGGGGCCGCGTCGCCGTCCGCGCGGCGCGCGCGGTCGCGGCGCCGCATGCGCAGCGCGTCGAGCGCGACGTGTCGAGCGATGCCGAGGAGCCAGGGTCGCGTGGCGCCGGCCGGCCACGACCGTGACTCGATCGCGCGGCGGAGCGTCTCCTGGACCGCGTCCTCCACGTCGGGGTGCGAGACCGCCTCGCGCAACACCGCCGCGACGACGGCGCGCACGAGGGGCCGGAGCGGGCCAAGCTCCGCCGCTGCCCGCACCTCCACGGCGGGGCGTCCGTCGCGCGCGAACGTGGAAGCAGCCGAGTCGAGCAACGCCACCAGCATCGCAAGGGGAGTCGTCGCAGCGCCGCCGAAAATTTCACGCCGACGACGAAGTTCGACAGAGCGCGTTTCACAGGCGCTCTACGGACCCCCGTGCTAGGTCGAGGGGGTGAGCACGGTGCCCCCAACCCCCGCAAAGAAGCGCCCGCTCTACCTGGTGGCGGCGCTCGCCATGGCGTTCGCCTTGGGCACCGGCGGGTGGGTAGGTGGCTGCGAGAACGTCGCATATTACCACGCCGAGCCGTCGGCGATGCGGGTCGACCTCGAGCTGAAAGACGAGGCTGAGCGACCGCGCCTCGACCGCGCGATCGAGCGCTGGTTCACGGCCCGCGACGCAGCACGTGGGCACGCGTTCCCCCTCGGCGCCGCGGCGTTCGTCCTCGGCGCCGCTATCCTCTCGCTCGCCGCGCGCGGCCTCGCCGGCAAGCCAGGCGGCCGAAGCGCCCTCGTTCAGGTGCTCTCGGTGCAGGCCGCGCTCGCGGTCGTTACGTTCGCCGCGACCAAGGAGATCCGCTGGGCCGAACGCGACGTGTACGTGGTCCGCAGCATGGGCAACGCGCCGCGCCCGTTCGTCTCGCGCGAAGA
This region includes:
- a CDS encoding DEAD/DEAH box helicase; translated protein: MHAALSPLHSAVSSWFAEVLGEPTAPQVGAWPEIRAGRDVLVAAPTGSGKTLAAFLAALDELAREAEAGTLPDEVRVVYVSPLKALSNDVHKNLMVPLEAIGVRLRPGAVELRAAVRTGDTPQKERAQVTRRPPHVLVTTPESLYVLLGSESGRRMLSTARSVIVDEIHAVAATRRGAHLCLSLERLEAVAGRKLQRVGLSATQRPVEEVARFLVGTRRVARDGGGAPSCAIVDCGHLRAVEVEIEVPRSPLEAVMSAEVWTEVVARMAELALSHRTTLVFVNTRRLAERVAAQLEARLAETIGPGLVCAHHGSMSRDKRLHAEQRLKAGDLRVLVATSSLELGIDVGAVELVCQVGVTKSIAALLQRVGRANHTTTGTPRGKLFPLSRDELMEAAALVDAIAHRDLDALAVPSGGLDILAQHIVAAVGDAEAPRDELYALARGAWPYRDLSREDFDDVIELLHEGVRTHRGRRGAHVFVDGTTGVVKGRRGARLAALTSGGAIPDQGDYTVVEEPQGLVVGTINEDFAIESMAGDIFQLGTTSWRILRVDRGTVRVEDAKGQPPSIPFWLGEAPARTRELSARIDGLRDAVSAQLEAGRDADWLERWLVEARGLPPAAARQLAAYLAATHAALGGLPTEKNIVFERFHDDLGGSQIVIHAPLGGRVTRAWGLALRKRFCRSFDFELQAAATEDAVLLSVGAVEGVDLTALPNFLSSKTVRAVLVQALLDAPMFGTRFRWNATRALTLLRMRGGKRVPPGLQRLEAEDLLVSLFPEQVACLENIVGDREIPDAVLVRQTVHDCLHEAMDIDGLEDVLRRVEAGEITIRCVETVMPSPLAHEILAAKPYAFLDDVPLEERRVQAVFVPRGLDGQGAPLDPAIVAEVLAELHTPLADRDEAHDLLLQTGFLFDDELVAVGGACMAALLGELALAGRVRRVPIGAGLRRGAHVAIERLARVATLGADHGSLAPVLLGRLEVRGPRPEADLLCELGVSSERLRETLGELERTGEVLRGRLDPRVSAEVVWSKRLVTRVRRRMLDRLRAQIEPVHAQDLMRFLLSWQRLTGLRAGGVDGLYGVITRLAGASAPAGAWEDELLARRVLGYDPRWLDQLCFAGRVAWLRLEGRVAGERASGPSRALRTSAIAVMPRELTDLFVPRPTERTGTPTAAEDVALSSTAQLALGVLRARGASFFQDVAREARLLPEPAEHALAELVAAGLASCDGFAGVRALLLSSKDRERARRHPRGRAGLAASLDLGGRWSASTQAATPLADEARAEGQARALLQRTGVVFRKLVERDAGLLPWRDLLFALRRLEARGDVRGGRFVAGFSGEQFALPEVGVALRAARSASRRPGAGEVAVVSAADPMNLTGIVLPGPRVPAVLGHRLLLEDGLVVAVFDAGGVRHTGETTLDASQVNALLRRGPRASARQADDEERAAAPSA
- a CDS encoding tetratricopeptide repeat protein, giving the protein MSYRRLPLIVTVASISLSLAAGVTPRPAAAQAQLSEAERKATARTLFAQGVKEQDTGQHAAALSLFQKAQNLFDAPTHLLHIAQCQSALGKLVEAAETYETLKRVPLAPGAPEVFEAAKAKADTELPLLRARIPTLRVDLTPKPAGLLDLQLVVNGVLIPADLVGIARPVNPGPTKLVAKATGYKDAELEVNLREKEQRSVGLALVPGQSSLPAAVVVAAPVRGPQDSPRDPHYVPDKPAPKEPGARITLSYSPNIPLNGNNDLSFDAVAHNIGGEFIFGQGVFRYHLFAGFSTVAGFKGVRFDPVTFGAAIPVSKREGLRIEIEPTFQFLNLNVIGGNGGAIAAVSAGGDIRVNAAIGKLFLSLAPVGVDVRWAAAGSGPGFAGAGIGAGVDFRPRLLIGVEL
- a CDS encoding protein kinase, with the translated sequence MTTSTTTSPYPQIGHYRVVRLLGRGGMGSVFLARDMRLGRSVALKLLAHELSSATDRRQFDVEARTTASLSHPNIVTLFDIGEHEGRPWVALEYIDGCTLAQRMSEDWPTSAETLRVGLAIARAIEAAHRAGVVHRDLKPANVLLGVDGRPRVVDFGIARFVGGHSEPPPSTAEGDDLTLVGTPSYMAPEQWRGEDGPETDVWALGLILYQLLSRAHPLRGLDAAQIALRAELAEPVPSTPELHAASPELAPIVMRCLRRLPSERPTATELVTQLAALEGRLRAPTPTENPFRGLLPFSERHAHLFFGRDGEVSAFVERLRAQSILVVVGSSGAGKSSFVLAGVAPRIKESASVRVITVRPQGRPFSVLAESIVRETPSSSGVSTLVDPPRFAGAREPEALADPRQLEARLLESPGLLSVVLTEIAARTGERVLLVVDQLEEICTVVHDRAEARAFLAAVCGAAGDPNEPVRVVMTVRDDFLGRLPWGANSGAALSGLVLLAPPDTDALREIVRQPLMQTGYAFDDPALLEEIVTSVRGEAACLPLLQFAMSLLWARRDETRQRLVRAVYDEIGGVGGALAAHAENVVGALDPASLELCRQLLLRLVTASGTRRAMGRAALVMGLSAGAEGLLAKLLDARLLAQQRGDDARVELAHESLTRVWRRLERWIEESHEDLAVAADLVAAAERWERLGKRDDELWQGDALRDASRLVARGSTRLPDVALSLVRDSTRRERRGALRRTVAAASLFVAAGVAVLASSMAAWALRERKNDALGAARRAEQASALLLEERALASFADGDNHAARAQLRAALEARDSVSSRNLARKLESAPLRVYLRHNTVVYDGLLLSDGRTFFAASHSGNIGVFDTFTLEQRVLRGHTDQVLGLALLPGGRLASASWNGELRAWTVGTGGGAQVARRPSFTALATFGATIAASRDRELLLVDAGDKVRTIPLEVTQPFGLAFGPDGKEVFVGGAEGKVRVVDLRTHAVARESEAGAPISRLAVDPNGRFLAKGGRDGSLTVLDLHTLRRRSEVRASGGAARALAVSKDGRVWMNGMDRRIVAWNPGTGALSAEVATHLDEVTSLSITEDQASLVATGTGGSEIWSLAAMPRERVIPPDPHPILDIAFSADGRELVSASHKRILVWSTATGRPVTEIQRHGIRSRDVALDAANHRVAAADERGGLALWELPSGRPLGTLGTTAVVPLGLVYSPRYDLAAVGTSAGAILVYALDARALRFELVDPAGSAVRALALSPDGATLYSSSIDGTLRAWDLATRKAKVLHRVATGNYGLALSKDGQRLAATSPDGAALVLDVASSAVTPLGHFAGRLYRPAFSPDGGTVALPCSDGKVYLVDVAAKGPPRVVTGAHGEVNVAVFSADGALLATGSDDHTVRLFDATTGKPRWIAMGAATVKGPVPSEPGATAGLELPNRHIVGFDSGLVEVRHAAGGATLVLRDTPPHAVTHVVEGPSGTLALGFADGSFGVWDPGTGRALDRVLLHGHLASLTVKGGLVDAETELGDRGSLDLSILGVDYCALMSDLWRRTPFVWRSGSIRVEAPTGGRCPPPDRGR